The proteins below are encoded in one region of Tolumonas auensis DSM 9187:
- a CDS encoding cold-shock protein: MSVRTGKVKWFNEAKGFGFIQQDEGPDVFVHFRAINSTGFKTLAEGQRVQFTVTQGQKGPQAENVTVL; this comes from the coding sequence ATGTCCGTACGTACTGGCAAAGTAAAATGGTTCAACGAAGCTAAAGGTTTTGGTTTTATTCAGCAGGATGAAGGTCCGGATGTGTTTGTTCACTTCCGTGCTATCAACTCTACCGGTTTCAAAACCCTGGCTGAAGGCCAACGTGTTCAGTTCACTGTGACTCAAGGCCAGAAAGGCCCACAGGCTGAAAACGTAACTGTACTGTAA
- the mepA gene encoding penicillin-insensitive murein endopeptidase, whose translation MYQWILVAAMSNPWAHQVTPSTGSAEAIGGYAAGCLQGAVALPEHGTGYQILRPRQKRIYGHPIMQQYVLDLARQSKKAGLPDILVGDMAMAKGGPFSSGHRSHQSGLDTDFWFRFAAKPLSARTRNTIKPLDMVDFRRNKVNKNFGQQQVTLLKLAAQDPRVERIFVNPPIKQAMCDQFGATDPTWLGKLRPWFGHSAHFHVRLHCPVGSKDCEPQKPYPEGSGCGAELQSWLTKPAMVSSKPLPNRMPDLPDRCEILLSNKKQ comes from the coding sequence ATGTATCAATGGATTTTAGTCGCTGCCATGAGTAATCCATGGGCACATCAGGTCACTCCCAGTACTGGCTCTGCAGAAGCAATCGGCGGTTATGCTGCCGGTTGTCTGCAGGGTGCTGTAGCATTACCTGAACACGGAACCGGATATCAAATTCTGCGTCCCCGGCAAAAACGTATTTATGGCCATCCAATCATGCAGCAATATGTGCTGGATCTGGCCCGGCAGTCTAAAAAAGCCGGCCTGCCGGATATTCTGGTGGGTGATATGGCGATGGCGAAAGGCGGGCCATTCAGCAGCGGGCATCGCAGTCATCAGAGTGGATTAGACACTGATTTCTGGTTCCGGTTTGCTGCTAAGCCCTTAAGTGCCAGGACACGCAACACTATTAAACCACTGGATATGGTCGACTTCCGCCGCAACAAGGTGAATAAAAACTTTGGTCAGCAACAAGTCACATTGTTGAAACTGGCGGCACAGGATCCCCGTGTAGAACGCATCTTTGTGAATCCGCCAATCAAACAGGCCATGTGTGACCAGTTTGGTGCAACAGACCCTACCTGGTTAGGAAAATTACGCCCCTGGTTTGGTCATAGCGCCCATTTCCATGTGCGATTGCATTGCCCGGTAGGCAGTAAAGATTGCGAACCACAAAAACCGTATCCGGAAGGTAGTGGCTGCGGTGCAGAGTTACAATCGTGGCTGACCAAACCCGCCATGGTTAGCAGCAAACCGTTACCAAACCGGATGCCTGATCTGCCGGATCGTTGCGAAATTCTGCTTTCGAACAAGAAACAATGA
- the mscL gene encoding large-conductance mechanosensitive channel protein MscL has translation MLGEFKKFAMRGNVVDMAVGIVIGAAFGSIVKSLVDDVLMPPIGLLLGGVDFSDFFVVLKEGVKAAAPYQTLAEAKAAGAVTLNFGLFVNAIISFTIVAFALFMIVKAMNKLRADEEVKPVTTKKCPHCCSEIALEATRCPHCTSEL, from the coding sequence ATGTTAGGTGAATTTAAAAAGTTTGCCATGCGTGGCAATGTGGTTGATATGGCGGTAGGTATCGTCATCGGTGCAGCATTTGGTTCCATCGTAAAAAGTCTGGTGGATGATGTGCTGATGCCACCCATTGGTTTGCTGCTGGGGGGCGTGGATTTTTCTGACTTCTTTGTTGTACTGAAAGAAGGTGTTAAAGCCGCAGCGCCTTATCAAACGCTAGCGGAAGCAAAAGCCGCGGGTGCAGTCACGCTGAATTTTGGCTTGTTTGTGAATGCCATTATCAGCTTCACTATCGTTGCGTTCGCGCTGTTTATGATTGTAAAAGCCATGAATAAGCTGCGGGCAGATGAAGAAGTTAAGCCGGTAACAACAAAGAAATGTCCGCACTGCTGCTCTGAAATTGCATTAGAGGCAACCCGTTGCCCACATTGCACATCAGAGTTGTAA
- a CDS encoding ABC transporter ATP-binding protein — MNKTLLRLLAYCKPYTRIILAGLGFLFLSALAEISGPLLIKYFIDTRLAAGLWFVNEIGLFVLAYLSLQGIAAFSSYQQALLFSRAAQAIIKNLRQETFLAALRLPASYLDRHQTGHLISTIGNDTETLLQLYIQVIGQSIQKIVLLTGILGGMFWLNWQLACLCGLMMLATVVIMQIYQRCSMPWSRQARQCLSDLNHQLSETLQGIPIIQSLVQEKRFAEKFAVTNQQYLQARMKVLQLNGFLLRPMIDLLYIITLGSLLSWFALQGTSQIQVGVIYAFVSYMGRMIEPLNELTNQLTQIQQSLIAGERIFNLLDTEKEPSGTYQQPVQGNISFRKVNFRYQKDGELVLQDINLELQRGKMMALVGHTGSGKSTILHLLSRMYQVTSGDIMIEQHPIKEWDLKSLRSQIGVIQQDPFIFAGTVAENIRFGRTNISDDEIVQVLTHVQWFESMNPAEALSMPLQEGGKNLSAGQRQLLSFARALITHPPILILDEATANVDSQTEHHLQQAIASIRHQHAWLIVAHRLSTIVDADEILVLQHGKIIERGNHSALLAANKHYATLYQLQQMTLS; from the coding sequence ATGAATAAGACCCTGTTACGTCTGCTCGCCTATTGCAAGCCATACACCCGAATAATACTGGCCGGACTGGGTTTTCTGTTTCTGTCTGCGCTGGCTGAAATCAGCGGTCCGTTGCTTATCAAATACTTTATTGATACCCGGCTTGCGGCTGGTCTCTGGTTTGTGAATGAAATCGGCCTGTTCGTTCTTGCCTATTTATCCCTGCAAGGCATTGCCGCTTTCAGCAGTTATCAGCAGGCGCTTCTGTTCAGCCGAGCAGCACAAGCCATCATCAAAAATCTCAGGCAAGAGACTTTCCTTGCTGCACTCCGGCTTCCGGCCAGTTATCTCGACCGCCATCAGACCGGACATCTGATTTCCACTATTGGTAATGATACCGAAACGCTGTTGCAGCTTTATATTCAGGTGATCGGTCAGTCTATTCAGAAAATCGTCTTACTGACCGGAATTTTAGGCGGTATGTTCTGGCTTAACTGGCAACTGGCTTGTCTGTGCGGATTAATGATGCTGGCCACCGTCGTCATCATGCAAATTTATCAGCGCTGCTCTATGCCCTGGTCACGACAGGCACGGCAGTGTCTGTCCGATCTCAATCACCAGCTCAGCGAAACACTGCAAGGGATACCGATCATTCAGTCGCTGGTACAGGAAAAGCGCTTTGCCGAAAAATTTGCTGTAACCAATCAGCAATATCTGCAGGCCAGAATGAAGGTGTTACAGCTAAACGGCTTTTTGCTGCGTCCGATGATCGACCTGCTTTATATCATCACCCTGGGCTCACTGCTGAGCTGGTTTGCACTGCAAGGCACGTCTCAAATTCAGGTTGGTGTCATTTATGCCTTCGTTAGTTATATGGGCCGCATGATCGAGCCGCTGAATGAACTCACCAACCAGTTAACACAGATCCAGCAATCGTTAATCGCCGGCGAGCGCATTTTCAATCTGCTTGATACAGAAAAAGAACCATCAGGAACATACCAACAGCCTGTTCAGGGAAATATCAGTTTCCGGAAGGTAAACTTTCGCTACCAGAAGGATGGTGAACTGGTTCTGCAGGACATCAATCTGGAGCTGCAACGCGGGAAAATGATGGCACTGGTCGGCCACACCGGCAGCGGAAAATCGACCATACTGCATCTGCTAAGCCGCATGTATCAGGTAACATCCGGTGACATTATGATTGAGCAGCATCCTATTAAAGAATGGGATCTGAAAAGTCTGCGCTCACAGATTGGTGTGATCCAGCAGGATCCGTTTATCTTCGCCGGCACCGTGGCAGAGAACATCCGCTTCGGACGCACGAATATCAGTGATGATGAAATTGTGCAGGTGTTAACACATGTGCAGTGGTTTGAAAGCATGAACCCTGCAGAAGCGTTATCAATGCCATTGCAGGAAGGTGGCAAGAATCTCTCCGCCGGTCAGCGTCAGTTACTCTCTTTCGCCAGAGCGTTGATTACCCATCCGCCAATATTGATACTGGATGAAGCCACCGCGAATGTAGACTCACAGACCGAACATCATCTGCAGCAGGCCATCGCCTCTATCCGCCACCAGCATGCCTGGCTGATTGTCGCACACCGTTTATCAACCATCGTCGATGCAGATGAAATTCTGGTATTGCAGCATGGAAAGATCATTGAACGGGGAAATCACAGCGCGTTACTGGCTGCGAACAAACACTATGCGACGCTGTATCAGTTACAGCAGATGACGCTCAGCTAG
- a CDS encoding ABC transporter transmembrane domain-containing protein, with protein MTLIWQLAWFFRTHWQRYMLTVSVLCIIAIIQTKVPALIGAMIDTVVNSAPKTSIWPQFQPLLLSLLAIGFLVYVLRYIWRVALYGAAYKLGYLLRQQLYQHYLSMDPDFFRQHRTGELMAHVSNDIQAVEMTAGEGILTLVDSLFIGCLVLWIMTTQYSLPLTLLALLPLPIMAFLVARIGREIHQAFGKAQAAFGDVNNIAHENMSGLRTLRLFAAENYAERQMQQCAESANQANMQVARVDAKFEPVIYLCIGSAYLLAIAGGSWLVSQHQLTIGQLTSFSLYLGQLIWPMFAIAWLFNILERGNAAYQRIQSVLTTKAQLTSVLTATQPVSGGELDIRLERFENENGTPLLQHVNLQVQSGELIGIVGPTGAGKSTLLKLIQRFADPQQGSISLYKRTLSEWPLLDLRQQFAYVPQESYLFSLSVAENIALGCPDAREEQIIAAAKLAELHHDILGLPQGYQTAVGERGITLSGGQKQRVALARAWLTQRPYLLLDDALSAVDAKTATRILQNLQSATHATTLLMVTHRLQGLEKADQIIVLEQGEQQESGSHHSLLEKDGWYARTWRYQQLEQALTEEDDE; from the coding sequence ATGACCTTAATCTGGCAATTAGCATGGTTTTTCCGCACTCACTGGCAGCGATATATGCTGACAGTGAGTGTTCTGTGCATCATTGCCATTATTCAGACCAAAGTGCCGGCATTGATTGGCGCGATGATCGATACGGTGGTTAACTCAGCACCCAAGACTTCTATCTGGCCACAATTCCAACCACTGCTGCTTTCCCTGCTTGCCATCGGCTTTCTGGTTTATGTGCTGCGTTATATCTGGCGTGTCGCGCTATACGGTGCGGCGTATAAACTCGGCTACTTATTGCGTCAGCAACTGTATCAGCACTATCTGTCGATGGATCCTGACTTTTTCCGGCAACACCGCACCGGTGAGCTGATGGCGCACGTCAGTAATGATATTCAGGCTGTTGAAATGACTGCAGGTGAAGGCATCCTGACACTGGTCGATTCACTGTTTATCGGCTGTCTGGTGCTCTGGATCATGACAACACAGTATTCGTTACCGCTCACCTTGCTGGCATTGCTTCCTCTGCCCATTATGGCGTTTCTGGTCGCCCGTATCGGCAGAGAAATCCATCAGGCTTTTGGTAAGGCTCAGGCTGCTTTTGGTGATGTGAATAATATTGCGCACGAGAATATGAGCGGTTTACGAACCTTACGTCTGTTTGCCGCTGAAAATTATGCCGAACGGCAGATGCAACAGTGCGCAGAATCAGCGAATCAGGCCAATATGCAGGTAGCCCGGGTTGATGCCAAATTTGAACCGGTGATTTATCTCTGTATTGGTAGTGCTTACCTGCTGGCCATTGCCGGAGGCAGTTGGCTGGTATCACAACATCAGTTAACCATCGGCCAGCTCACCAGTTTCAGTCTCTATTTAGGCCAGTTAATCTGGCCAATGTTTGCCATTGCCTGGTTATTTAATATTCTGGAGCGCGGCAATGCGGCCTATCAGCGAATTCAGTCCGTACTGACTACAAAAGCACAGTTAACGTCCGTCCTGACAGCAACGCAACCCGTTAGCGGTGGTGAACTCGATATCCGGCTTGAACGTTTTGAAAATGAAAACGGCACTCCCCTGCTGCAACATGTCAACCTGCAGGTTCAGTCAGGAGAACTTATTGGCATCGTCGGCCCGACCGGTGCAGGCAAAAGCACTTTGCTGAAACTGATACAACGTTTTGCCGATCCACAGCAAGGCTCGATTTCTCTGTATAAAAGAACGCTATCTGAATGGCCATTGCTGGATTTACGTCAGCAGTTTGCCTATGTCCCGCAGGAGTCGTATCTGTTTTCACTGTCAGTTGCTGAAAACATTGCCTTAGGTTGCCCAGATGCCAGAGAAGAACAGATCATTGCCGCCGCAAAACTCGCAGAATTACATCACGATATTCTGGGCTTACCACAGGGATATCAGACTGCAGTAGGTGAACGCGGTATCACACTGTCGGGCGGACAAAAACAGCGTGTGGCTTTAGCCCGTGCCTGGCTGACACAACGTCCGTACCTGTTACTGGACGATGCACTCTCGGCGGTCGATGCTAAAACGGCGACCCGTATTCTGCAGAACCTGCAATCCGCTACTCATGCCACTACCCTGCTGATGGTTACTCATCGTCTTCAGGGGCTGGAGAAAGCGGACCAGATTATTGTTCTGGAACAGGGTGAGCAACAGGAGTCCGGTTCTCATCACTCATTGCTGGAAAAAGATGGCTGGTATGCCCGGACATGGCGCTATCAGCAACTGGAACAGGCTCTGACAGAGGAAGATGATGAATAA
- the hrpA gene encoding ATP-dependent RNA helicase HrpA translates to MSDAILRSLQSQLSECLPVDKIQLQRRLQGVQRLPANKQAAVLTIIGQELEKARGRALLRQQNIPQLHYPDLPVTDKRHDIADAIRKHQVVIVAGETGSGKTTQLPKICIEAGRGLQGMIGHTQPRRLAARTVAARIAEELHCELGSHVGYKVRFHDQVNESSYIKLMTDGILLAEIQNDRMLTQYDTIIIDEAHERSLNIDFILGYLKQLLPKRPDLKLIITSATIDPQRFSRHFSNAPVIEVSGRTYPVEVRYRPWQEEEDSDPLQGLFNAVDELCVEGLGDILIFMNGEREIRDTADALRKRNLRDTEILPLYSRLSNAEQNRIFSPHAGRRIVLATNVAETSLTVPGIRYVIDPGTARISRYSYKTKVQRLPIEPVSQASANQRKGRCGRVAAGICIRLYSELDFLGRPEFTDPEILRTNLASVILQMLALGLGDMSRFPFVEAPDSRHIKDGLRLLEELGAISGSIEGKQSLRLTPLGRQLARVPLDPRLARMVLAAPQFGCLEEILIITSALSIQDPRERPMDKQQASDEKHRRFEDKDSDFQAFLNLWNYVQEQQDTLSQNQFRKQCQKEFLSYLRLREWQDIHYQVRQATRELSLTINQDAAPEQAIHSAILTGLLSHIGVKDGDKSEYIGARNARFMIFPGSGLFKKPPKWSMVAELTETSRLYGRTAARIQPEWIEPLAQHLIKKNYSDPRWSKKAGAVLASEKVTLYGITLVADREVQYGTIDPVVSRELFIRRALVEGDFETRHRFFAENRKLLAEVEALEAKSRRRDILVDDETLYLFYDAHIPADVVSARHFDSWWMVASKETPELLNFEREMLLQGDASHINEHDYPNQWTQGRLKFRLSYQFEPGEEADGVTVHIPLPLLNQVEPLGFDWLIPGMRHELLIALIKSLPKQWRKNFVPAPNYADALLASISPEQGPLLDAVERQLKRMSGLTVPRECWDWNAIPDHLKMTFRVIDDKRRKVAESKDLLLLKEQLREQVQQTLSQVADDDIEQEGLTLWSFGPLPQQYSQKRGGFEVKAYPALVDQKDSVAIQLFDSPAAQQSAMWAGQRRLVLLNVPSPIKYLQEKLPNKAKLGLYFTPFGKVADLIDDCIACGCDQLMQQHGGLSWDSDTFQQQKELIRGELNEAVVKIAAQVEQILTAAHGIRKQFKGKMTLELAFSHSDIQAQLERLIHKGFVTETGAARLPDLLRYMKGIERRMEKIPVDANRDRMYMLKVQHAEQAYQQLLGKLPKGQAIPEEVRNIRWMIEELRISYFAQVLGTPYAVSDKRVLQAIEAIKV, encoded by the coding sequence TTGTCTGATGCAATTCTTCGTTCGCTGCAAAGCCAGCTGTCTGAATGCCTTCCCGTTGATAAAATTCAGTTACAACGCCGCTTACAAGGCGTGCAGCGATTACCGGCTAATAAACAAGCCGCTGTTTTAACGATAATCGGGCAGGAGCTTGAAAAAGCGCGCGGACGGGCACTGTTACGTCAGCAAAATATTCCTCAATTGCATTACCCTGATCTGCCGGTAACCGATAAACGGCATGATATCGCTGACGCCATCCGTAAGCATCAGGTGGTGATTGTCGCGGGCGAAACCGGTTCGGGTAAGACAACGCAGTTACCGAAAATCTGTATCGAAGCCGGACGTGGTCTGCAGGGGATGATAGGGCATACGCAACCCCGGCGTCTGGCGGCGCGAACGGTTGCTGCACGTATCGCGGAAGAATTGCATTGTGAGCTGGGCTCTCATGTCGGCTACAAGGTTCGTTTTCATGATCAGGTAAACGAAAGCTCATATATCAAACTGATGACCGACGGTATCTTGCTGGCGGAAATTCAGAATGACCGGATGCTGACGCAATATGACACGATCATTATCGATGAAGCGCATGAGCGCAGTCTCAACATCGATTTTATCCTCGGTTATCTGAAGCAATTACTGCCCAAACGTCCTGATTTAAAACTGATCATTACCTCAGCGACGATTGATCCGCAGCGTTTTTCCCGCCATTTCAGTAATGCGCCGGTCATTGAAGTCTCCGGGCGTACCTACCCGGTGGAAGTGCGCTATCGTCCGTGGCAGGAAGAAGAGGACAGCGATCCGCTGCAAGGGCTGTTTAATGCCGTGGATGAGCTGTGCGTCGAAGGCCTTGGCGACATCCTGATCTTTATGAACGGGGAGCGCGAGATCAGAGATACCGCAGATGCATTGCGGAAACGGAATCTGCGGGATACCGAAATCCTGCCACTGTATTCACGCCTGTCGAATGCGGAACAAAACCGGATTTTTTCCCCGCACGCCGGACGACGTATCGTTCTGGCAACCAACGTGGCGGAGACATCACTGACTGTACCCGGCATCCGTTATGTGATCGATCCGGGTACGGCACGAATCAGCCGTTATTCGTACAAAACCAAAGTACAACGCTTGCCTATTGAACCAGTCTCCCAGGCGAGTGCCAATCAGCGTAAAGGTCGCTGTGGTCGTGTCGCTGCGGGTATCTGTATTCGTCTTTATTCAGAGCTGGATTTTTTAGGCCGGCCTGAATTCACCGATCCTGAGATTCTGCGTACTAATCTGGCATCGGTCATATTACAGATGCTGGCATTAGGTCTGGGGGATATGAGCCGCTTCCCGTTTGTCGAAGCGCCGGATAGCCGCCATATCAAAGATGGTCTGCGTTTGCTGGAGGAATTAGGTGCAATCAGTGGCTCCATTGAAGGCAAACAGTCATTGCGGCTGACCCCACTGGGGCGGCAGCTGGCTCGTGTTCCGCTGGACCCGCGTTTAGCTCGGATGGTGCTGGCTGCGCCACAGTTTGGCTGTCTCGAAGAGATCCTGATCATTACCTCTGCATTGAGTATTCAGGATCCACGTGAACGCCCGATGGATAAACAGCAGGCATCGGATGAAAAACATCGCCGGTTTGAGGATAAAGACTCTGATTTTCAGGCCTTTCTCAATCTGTGGAACTATGTGCAGGAACAGCAGGATACACTGAGTCAGAATCAGTTCCGTAAGCAGTGCCAGAAGGAATTTCTCTCTTATTTACGACTGCGTGAATGGCAGGATATTCATTATCAGGTGCGTCAGGCGACTCGTGAGCTGAGCTTGACGATTAACCAGGATGCTGCGCCAGAGCAGGCCATTCATAGCGCCATTCTTACAGGATTGCTGAGCCATATCGGGGTAAAAGACGGCGATAAATCTGAATACATTGGTGCCCGGAACGCCCGTTTTATGATTTTTCCTGGCTCTGGTCTGTTCAAAAAACCGCCCAAATGGAGCATGGTTGCTGAACTTACCGAAACGTCACGTTTGTATGGCCGTACCGCAGCCCGGATCCAGCCGGAATGGATCGAACCGCTGGCTCAGCATCTGATCAAAAAGAATTACAGTGATCCGCGCTGGTCCAAAAAAGCCGGCGCGGTGCTGGCTTCAGAGAAAGTCACGTTGTATGGCATTACGCTGGTCGCCGATCGCGAAGTTCAGTATGGCACTATTGACCCTGTGGTCAGCCGCGAACTTTTTATTCGCCGGGCATTGGTGGAAGGTGACTTTGAAACCCGGCACCGTTTCTTCGCTGAAAACCGTAAATTGCTGGCGGAAGTAGAAGCGCTTGAAGCAAAATCCCGTCGCCGCGATATTCTGGTGGATGATGAAACACTGTATCTGTTCTACGATGCGCATATTCCTGCTGATGTCGTTTCTGCCCGCCATTTTGACAGTTGGTGGATGGTCGCAAGTAAAGAAACCCCGGAACTGCTCAATTTCGAACGTGAAATGCTGTTGCAGGGTGATGCGTCTCATATCAATGAACATGACTATCCGAATCAGTGGACGCAGGGACGGCTTAAATTCCGTCTTTCTTACCAGTTTGAACCCGGCGAAGAAGCGGATGGTGTCACCGTACATATTCCGTTGCCATTACTGAATCAAGTTGAACCGTTGGGTTTTGACTGGCTGATCCCCGGGATGCGGCATGAACTGCTGATCGCGCTGATTAAGTCATTACCGAAGCAGTGGCGTAAGAATTTTGTACCTGCCCCTAACTATGCTGATGCGTTGCTGGCATCTATTTCGCCGGAGCAGGGGCCACTACTGGATGCAGTTGAACGTCAGCTGAAACGGATGAGTGGCCTGACCGTGCCGCGCGAATGCTGGGACTGGAATGCGATACCCGATCACCTGAAGATGACCTTCAGGGTCATTGATGATAAGCGTCGGAAGGTTGCGGAAAGCAAAGATCTGCTGTTGCTGAAAGAGCAGCTGCGCGAACAGGTACAACAAACCTTATCTCAGGTCGCGGATGATGACATTGAGCAGGAAGGGCTGACGCTATGGAGTTTTGGCCCTTTGCCACAGCAATATAGTCAGAAACGGGGCGGGTTTGAGGTAAAAGCGTATCCGGCACTGGTCGATCAGAAGGATTCTGTTGCGATTCAGCTGTTTGATTCACCGGCTGCACAGCAGTCCGCGATGTGGGCTGGTCAACGCCGGCTGGTGCTGTTAAACGTGCCGTCACCAATTAAATATCTGCAGGAAAAACTGCCGAATAAAGCGAAGCTGGGGCTTTATTTTACACCGTTCGGTAAAGTCGCGGACTTGATCGATGACTGTATCGCCTGTGGTTGTGATCAACTGATGCAGCAGCATGGCGGATTGTCATGGGATAGTGATACTTTCCAGCAGCAAAAAGAGCTCATCCGTGGTGAGCTTAATGAGGCTGTGGTGAAAATTGCCGCGCAGGTGGAGCAGATCCTGACCGCAGCACATGGTATCCGCAAACAGTTCAAAGGCAAGATGACGCTGGAACTGGCGTTTTCCCATTCAGATATTCAGGCACAACTAGAGCGCTTGATTCATAAAGGCTTTGTGACTGAAACGGGCGCGGCCCGGTTACCCGATCTGTTGCGTTATATGAAAGGTATAGAGCGACGGATGGAAAAGATCCCGGTCGATGCAAACCGTGATCGTATGTATATGCTCAAAGTGCAGCATGCCGAACAGGCTTATCAGCAGTTGCTGGGGAAATTACCCAAAGGGCAGGCGATACCGGAAGAGGTTCGCAATATCCGCTGGATGATTGAAGAACTGCGTATCTCTTATTTTGCCCAGGTTCTGGGGACACCCTATGCGGTATCCGATAAGCGGGTATTGCAGGCGATAGAAGCCATCAAAGTGTAA
- a CDS encoding Gfo/Idh/MocA family protein produces the protein MKAGVIGTNWGRVHVQGLRKAGCEVIAMMAHDADLVAKIAAEEGIPQHGTELSVFRDCDVVAIATPTASHLNYLQALQDKIVLCEKPLGLTPDNQQQFLALDARRSYISFPFPFLDSAKQLQQLINSGDFGELMRITVVAGVNLPYPKTPVEWFMEDMIHPFSLLTHLFGNMEFLGARQGTGCNISAQLQCQHALVDLLLCPWPQPGLHFDITLIGSKNAYQLRGGFRPDRQWWMEPLMIDDIAHGNGEEAKDAIWIRANHRVSNALIKHQKGEINDQQAMELGLFPLQRALAMEQSLLPLWHALAQYDQRPTLAGNMVWQTT, from the coding sequence ATGAAAGCGGGTGTAATTGGAACAAACTGGGGACGGGTCCATGTTCAGGGGTTGCGGAAAGCCGGTTGTGAAGTGATCGCGATGATGGCTCACGATGCAGACCTGGTCGCAAAAATCGCTGCTGAAGAAGGTATTCCTCAGCATGGTACTGAGCTTTCCGTATTCCGTGATTGTGATGTGGTCGCGATAGCGACGCCTACTGCCAGCCATCTGAATTATCTGCAGGCCTTGCAGGATAAAATCGTGTTGTGCGAAAAACCGCTCGGTCTGACTCCGGACAATCAGCAGCAATTTCTGGCGCTGGATGCCCGACGCAGTTACATCAGTTTTCCTTTCCCATTTCTTGACTCAGCAAAACAATTACAGCAACTGATCAACAGCGGTGATTTTGGTGAACTGATGCGGATCACCGTTGTGGCTGGCGTAAATCTGCCTTATCCAAAAACACCGGTGGAATGGTTTATGGAGGATATGATCCATCCGTTTTCACTGCTGACACATCTGTTTGGTAACATGGAATTCCTCGGTGCCCGTCAGGGCACAGGCTGTAATATTTCCGCACAATTGCAGTGTCAGCATGCGCTGGTCGATTTGCTGCTCTGCCCCTGGCCACAACCCGGACTGCATTTTGACATTACACTGATTGGCAGCAAAAATGCGTATCAGCTGCGCGGGGGTTTCCGCCCGGATCGTCAGTGGTGGATGGAACCATTAATGATCGATGACATTGCCCATGGCAACGGAGAAGAAGCAAAAGACGCTATCTGGATCCGGGCTAATCATCGGGTCTCTAACGCATTGATTAAACACCAGAAAGGCGAGATCAACGATCAGCAAGCGATGGAACTTGGCTTATTCCCGTTGCAGCGCGCTTTGGCGATGGAGCAAAGCCTGTTACCCTTGTGGCACGCACTGGCTCAGTATGATCAGCGTCCGACATTAGCTGGTAATATGGTCTGGCAAACAACTTAA